Proteins from one Tenrec ecaudatus isolate mTenEca1 chromosome 8, mTenEca1.hap1, whole genome shotgun sequence genomic window:
- the TMEM42 gene encoding transmembrane protein 42 isoform X1, with translation MAQSPRPPSGAVCAAAYPDTPAEFPPRRQAGAMRRRFWGVFNCLCAGAFGALAAASAKLAFSSEVHMGLCVLGIVGMALTNSLMWTFFSRGLSFSMSSAIASVTVTFSNILSSAFLGYVLYGEFQEVLWWGGVFLILCGLTLIHRKLPPTWKALPHKLQFTNTLPSLQRNKVDAIWDTGGYIICCQQETRHM, from the exons ATGGCTCAGAGTCCGCGGCCCCCGAGCGGCGCGGTGTGCGCGGCCGCCTACCCCGACACCCCCGCCGAGTTCCCCCCGCGCCGCCAGGCCGGCGCGATGCGGCGCCGCTTCTGGGGCGTGTTCAACTGCCTGTGTGCCGGCGCGTTCGGGGCCCTGGCCGCCGCCTCCGCCAAGCTGGCCTTCAGCAGCGAG GTGCACATGGGCCTGTGCGTGCTGGGCATCGTGGGGATGGCACTCACCAACTCTCTGATGTGGACGTTCTTCAGCCGGGGCCTCAGCTTCTCCATGTCTTCGGCCATCGCGTCGGTGACTGTGACGTTTTCAAACATCCTCAGCTCC GCGTTCCTGGGCTACGTGCTGTACGGGGAGTTCCAGGAGGTCCTGTGGTGGGGCGGCGTGTTCCTCATCCTCTGCGGTCTCACCCTGATCCACAGGAAGCTCCCGCCCACCTGGAAGGCCCTCCCGCATAAGCTGCA gTTCACCAACACCCTCCCATCCCTCCAGAGAAACAAGGTGGATGCCATCTGGGACACTGGTGgttatataatctgctgtcaacaaGAGACTAG acacatgtag
- the TMEM42 gene encoding transmembrane protein 42 isoform X2 yields MAQSPRPPSGAVCAAAYPDTPAEFPPRRQAGAMRRRFWGVFNCLCAGAFGALAAASAKLAFSSEVHMGLCVLGIVGMALTNSLMWTFFSRGLSFSMSSAIASVTVTFSNILSSAFLGYVLYGEFQEVLWWGGVFLILCGLTLIHRKLPPTWKALPHKLQ; encoded by the exons ATGGCTCAGAGTCCGCGGCCCCCGAGCGGCGCGGTGTGCGCGGCCGCCTACCCCGACACCCCCGCCGAGTTCCCCCCGCGCCGCCAGGCCGGCGCGATGCGGCGCCGCTTCTGGGGCGTGTTCAACTGCCTGTGTGCCGGCGCGTTCGGGGCCCTGGCCGCCGCCTCCGCCAAGCTGGCCTTCAGCAGCGAG GTGCACATGGGCCTGTGCGTGCTGGGCATCGTGGGGATGGCACTCACCAACTCTCTGATGTGGACGTTCTTCAGCCGGGGCCTCAGCTTCTCCATGTCTTCGGCCATCGCGTCGGTGACTGTGACGTTTTCAAACATCCTCAGCTCC GCGTTCCTGGGCTACGTGCTGTACGGGGAGTTCCAGGAGGTCCTGTGGTGGGGCGGCGTGTTCCTCATCCTCTGCGGTCTCACCCTGATCCACAGGAAGCTCCCGCCCACCTGGAAGGCCCTCCCGCATAAGCTGCAGTAG